Genomic DNA from Desulfovibrio sp.:
AAAACATCTGTGTTTTTCTGCTCACAACGATGGTTTCTAGAAAACGCAGACAAAACCTGACCAGATTACTTTTTGGTGCAACTAGCGGGGATAATAGAAAACGGCGGCTGTGGGCTGCCCCCCAGAAAAAAAGTAAGCGCCCCTGCGGCGCAGCCATGCGAAAAACATGGCATTGTGCTGCAAGGGCGCTTGCTGCCAGCCGTAATGGCTGACTCAAACAACTGCACTCTCCCCCGGTCAGTGCCGGAGGAGATATGGGATCAGGCGTTGAACACCAGAGGGCCTTCAGCCATGGTGGCGACCATGACGGCCTTGATGGTGTGCAGGCGGTTTTCCGCCTCTTCAAAAGCCATGTTGCGCGGCGACTCAAAGACTTCATCGCTCACTTCCATGCATTCAATGCCAAAGCGCTGATAAATGTCTTCGCCAACTGCGGTATCACGGTTATGGAAGCTCGGCAGACAATGCAAAAACTTGCATTGGGGATTGCCCGTCAGTTCCATTGCTGCCGCGTCCACGCGATACGGCGTCAACAGATCAATGCGCTCTTTCCATACGGAATCAGGCTCGCCCATGGACACCCAGACATCAGTGGAGAGAAAATCGCAGTCTTTAACGCCCTCGGCCACGCTTTCCGTGCGCGCAATACGCGCCCCAGTGCTCTTGGCTATGTGGAGGGCCATTTCAAAGACTTCGTCAGATGTCCACAAAGCTTTGGGAGCAACAGAACGGAAATCCAGCCCAAGCAGGGCCGAACCAACCATCAGGGAATTGCCCATATTATAACGTGCATCCCCAAGATATGCCAGCGTTTGTTGATTCAAAGGTTTTTCGCAGCACTCGCGCATGGTCAGCATGTCGGCCAAAAACTGCGTGGGGTGCCATTCGTTGGTGAGGCCGTTCCATACAGGCACGCCTGCGTGTTCTGCCAGAGCCTCTA
This window encodes:
- the argF gene encoding ornithine carbamoyltransferase, with product MSNRLYHRDFLKEIDFTPEDLTYLLDLAAQLKQAKKVRREPKFLQDRNIVILFEKDSTRTRCSFEVAAYDQGARVTYLGPSGSQMGKKESMSDTARVLSRFYDGIEYRGYEQARVEALAEHAGVPVWNGLTNEWHPTQFLADMLTMRECCEKPLNQQTLAYLGDARYNMGNSLMVGSALLGLDFRSVAPKALWTSDEVFEMALHIAKSTGARIARTESVAEGVKDCDFLSTDVWVSMGEPDSVWKERIDLLTPYRVDAAAMELTGNPQCKFLHCLPSFHNRDTAVGEDIYQRFGIECMEVSDEVFESPRNMAFEEAENRLHTIKAVMVATMAEGPLVFNA